The genomic region GACTACCTCCAAGGGATCAAAGATTACTCCAAAAAGTTTTCCGAGAAGATGGCTGACGAATACGGAAAACGTTGCCTTGCTCGTGGAGTTTACGTTCAAATCAAATTCCACTACTGCCTCGATGGACTTCTTGTAGAAGTCACAAACAACACCCCCGTCATCAAAACCGAAGAAGCACGGATGCGAGAAAAGATGAAGAAGTCTATGGGTTATAATGATATTGCTGAATTCTATATGGACAATATGGACAATACAGAAGGTGCGGGACTTGGAATCGCTCTTATCATGATCCTTCTTAAAAACGAAGGAGTTGACCCTAACCTATTTAGGATCATCACACATGCGGATAGAACCGTGGCTCGAGTAGAAATTCCATTTAACGACAATTATGTGTCCTTTCGTAGTGCGGAACTTGCGGAAATTTAATTTCTAACTCCCTCACCCCTACTCTTAATTGTATCGACCATCTGTTCACCATTTTCGAAACTGGTGGACATGGAATTAAAAGGTGCAAACATTCTCGTCACCGGATCTGCCGGTGGACTCGGAAAAGCAATGGCTTACCGTTTGGGTAAGGCCGGAGCTAATATCATTCTCTCTGACATCCAAAAAGATAAATTGGATGAAACGGTAACTCTCTTCCAAAAGGAAGGGATCAAAACTACTGGGATTGTTGCCAATGTCGCAAAAGAAGAAGACAGCATTCGTCTCATCGAAGAGGCAGCAGCTTTCCAAGGTAGCCTTGATGTCGCTATTCTAAATGCGGGAATCCTTAGAGATGGTCTTCTCATCCGTGTGGATAAAGAAACAGGGAAAGTAAAAGGAAAAATGGGAATCGACCAATGGCAATCGGTCATTGACGTGAACTTAACGGGAGTCTTTCTAACGGCAAGAGAAGCGGCAGCAAAGATGGTGGAACAAAAGAAGGGAGTGATCATTCCCATTGCCTCCATTGCGATGCACGGAAACTCAGGACAAACTAATTATAGCGCGGCTAAAGCAGGTGTTGCGGCAATGACTGTGACTTGGTCCAAAGAACTTGCAAAGTTTGGAATCCGTGTGGCAGGGATTGCTCCGGGTTTTATTGGAACCGAAATGGTTCTAAAGGACATGAACCCAGAAGCACTAGACAAATGGAAATCCATCATCCCTGTCGGAAGATTGGGAGAACCAGATGAAATTGCGTCCACTGCAGAGTTCATCATTTCCAACGACCTAGTGACTGGTGTGGTTCTAGAAATTTCTGGTGGAGTCCGAATCTAACTTCGATTAATCCATTTTTTACTCTCTTCGGAAACACGGAAGAGAGTAAACCCCTTCCACCCAAAGTTTGTCATTTTTTTTACAAACGAAAAAAATTTCGTAGGTAAATACTGGATAGATTCGTCATAAGGATATAACGGAACTCTTACTGATGAAAATAAAAACAGAACTCACAAAACAACAATTGGAACAAGCGATCAAAGGGATCCAAGGAATAGCGCACCCGATCCGCCTACTCATTCTTTATACCTTAGCGAAAGAAGAAAAAACCGTAGGTCAGCTCGTTGAATTGTTAGGTACTAGCCAATCGGCAGCCTCTCAACACCTTAGTAAGATGAAAAACAATGGAATTTTGGAGTCTCGCAAGTCCTCCAACCAAGTGTTTTACAGTTTGAAAGATCCTAAGTTCAAAGATCTGATCCAAACCATCGTAAAAGTGTACAAAAAGTAAACAGATTAGGTCGTTTCTTCTAATAAGAGACGCACATATTCGGCAACAGAGTCCCTTAGGTTTGTATAACCGAAGGGATAACCTGTTTGGTTTATCTTTTCCATTTCTGCACAGGTGTAGTATTGGTATTTCCCTTTCAGGGATTCAGGCATTTCCACATATTCTACATTTACAGGTTTTCCCATAGCAGCGAACATTGCGTTCGCTAAATCGTTCCAAGTTTCTGCAATTCCCCGTCCAATATTGTACAATCCGTACTTTCGTTCAGAAAGTAAGTATATACTAATTTTACTCGCATCCTTTACATAGAGAAAATCTCTTTTTTGTTCCCCGTCCTTGTATTCCGGTTTGTAAGACTTAAATAATTTTAATTTCCCAGTGTCGCGGATTTGTTCGTAACCTTTCAATACAAGGCTCCTCATTTCCCCCTTGTGAGCTTCCCCGTATCCAAAAACGTTGAAGTATTTGAGCCCAACGAGTTTGTCCGCGATTCCCATTTTCTTGACATAAAGATCAAATAACTGTTTGGAGTAACCATACATATTGAGAGGTTTTAGGTTTTCGATGGGTGCTTTGTCATTGTATCCAAATTCCCCTTCCCCGTAAGTTGCCGCACTGGAAGCATAAAGAAAAGGTATGTTTTTACTCACAGCAAACTCAGCTAACTTTTTCGTATAATGAAAGTTATTCTGGATCAAATACGTAGCATCTTTTTCTGTTGTGGCAGAACAGGCACCCAGATGGTAAATTTCAGAAATCTCGTTCAAAATAGAGTTATTGGAATCTAATAAAGATTCAAATTTATCTTTTTCAAAATAGTCTTGGAAAAAATTTCTTTGTAGGTTCTTCCATTTCTCTGTTGTTCCCAAATGATCCACAACCAAGATATCAGTATTCCCATTATGATTTAGATCTTCGATGATTTGCGATCCAATGAGGCCTGCGCCTCCAGTGACTAGTGTGAGTTTTTTTGCCATGTATTTTCTTTTAATCTATTCTGTCTGAGGTTTCTTTCTATAAACTTTTTATTCAAAGGACGAAAAATAAAATCCCATTCATTTATCTAATGGAATCAATGATCCTTCCAAATTTTAAATCTACCTGTTTTGTGGTTTCTGGATCGGGAATGAGAACTTCTGGAATCCAAGGTTTCATTCGACAATCAAAAACGATGGGAACCTGATACGAAATATGATTCCCTTTGGTTTCCGTTCTCGCATACACATCAGAGGCAGGTTCCATCCTTGTAAACATAGTCCAGATAAAATCAGAATCAGTTTTCACTGCATCCTCTGAATCATCCACCAGAAAAACATAATGGAAAGGACTTAAGTTTTCTCCGAGTAAAGTTTCTGCCAAATGATCCTCTTTAGAAAAGCTAGAGCCTTGTACCACAAGAACTCCTGGTAAAAATACTTTTGGTTTTTGGAAACGTTTGTCTTTGAAACTGCCAGAAAACTCCCGAGGTAGGTTTGGAAATTTCACAGGTGTACTAGCTTCTGTAATTCCCATCCATAAAAGTTTACTTCCTTTGTTTACTGTTCCACTTGTATAATCCAAAGTATCTTGGCTGATATGACTAAAGATAAAAAAGTCAGTTCTTGGATCAGATCTTTCTGTGATCACACGAAATGTCTCTGAAAAGTTTTTTAAATTCACTCGTTCGTTGGTCACGAGTAAACATTTCGTGAGAGATAGTTGGCCCTCTCCCAAAATTCTAAGGGCACCCATAAATGCTTCTCGGAAATAACGTTCTTTGACAACAGCAGCAGCAAGAGAATGTACACCTGACTCTTCATAAGCCCATACACCCAAAACTTGAGGCATGACCAAAGGGAACATGGGAGATAATAAATCTTGTAAAAACTCTGCGATGTAGTGGTCTTCTTGAGGAGGTCTTCCTACAACCGTGGCGGCCCAAATCGCATCCTTTCTGTGCAGGATATGATTCAGATCCAAATAGGGATAATCGTGTAACAAAGAATAGTATCCGTAGTGATCCCCAAAAGGGCCTTCTGGTTTTCGTGCGTAAGGCGGAATCGAACCAATGAGAGCAAAATCGGCATCGGCAACAATCGGATAAGGTGATACCGATTTATCTTTGGTCATCCGGAGTTTTTCCCCCATCAGGAAAGATGCAAAGACAAGTTCGGGAATTTCTTCTGGGAGTGGTGCCACAGCAGCAATGGTGAGTGCGGGTGGTCCACCAATATAAACGTGAGCAGGCAGTGCCTCTCCTTTCTTTTCTGCTTCGTAATAATGAAACCCACCACCTCTGTGGATTTGGATGTGCATCCCGACGGTTTTCCCGCCGAAAAGTTGCACCCGGTACATTCCCAAGTTTCCATTTCCCGAATCGGGATGCTGTGTATAAACCAGGGGAAGAGTCACAAAAGCGCTCCCATCTTTTGGCCATGAAACCACTTGGGGTAATTCGTTTGTCGATAGAAGGTTACCAGAAAGAACAGGGGCCCTTCTCACTTGTTTTAAACCCACTTGGAAGGGCAAAAGACCAAGAGAACGCTCTTTCCAAAGTTTAGAAAATCTAGGTGGAAAAATTTCTTTGGCGAGTTTGGCAAGGCGCTGGATGGTAGCGACTGGTTTTGGACCAAAGGCAAGATGGATTCTTTTTTCGGATCCGTAGAGATTGGTGGCTACCGGGAATTTGGTTCCTTTGACATTGGTAAAGAGGAGAGCTGGGCCTTTTTTTGCCACAACCCGTCTTTGGATCTCAGCAAGTTCCAGATAAGGATCCACGGGTTCGGAAAAAACATGGAGTTCTCCTTCCGTTTGCAAAAGTCGGACAAAATCATTGGTGGATCGTAATGAAACCATAAAAAGGAATGGACGGCTCCTTGTTTTCTTAGACTCTTAAGGGCATAAATTCTATGTCCCAAGAACCAAATACCACACAACCAATCATTACCGATATCAAAAGAATTGCTGTCTGCGGAGGATCTTTAGGAAGAGAGAGACGTTCCTATGTTCGAGGGCAAGTGGTAGATGTAGGGATTACCGATCTCATGAAAGCGGAAGGCCTTTGGGACTTGGTGACAGGGCTTTTTATCGGTGAGGAAACGAAAATCACTCCTTTTTTAGATTTTTCTCTCGCTCCGGTTAGAAAACCGGTATTGAAACTAGAAGTTTATGATGCCAAGGGTAATAAAATCTATACTTCAGGAAAAATCAAAGCGGATGAAGATGGATTTTTTTCCTGCGAAATCAGAGACAAACTGCCTATTGGATTTCATGATTTTCAAGTGGTTTTGGAAGGTTTGGATAGTTTTCGTCAGTATT from Leptospira brenneri harbors:
- a CDS encoding histidine kinase gives rise to the protein MAKPFIELETQIPDLVKAKSKIVVRSSRMNRQLEQYVLGLITNILGEVGQSHFVEMLYTISKELTINGIKANQKRVFFEDEGLDITDEGDYLQGIKDYSKKFSEKMADEYGKRCLARGVYVQIKFHYCLDGLLVEVTNNTPVIKTEEARMREKMKKSMGYNDIAEFYMDNMDNTEGAGLGIALIMILLKNEGVDPNLFRIITHADRTVARVEIPFNDNYVSFRSAELAEI
- a CDS encoding SDR family NAD(P)-dependent oxidoreductase; the protein is MELKGANILVTGSAGGLGKAMAYRLGKAGANIILSDIQKDKLDETVTLFQKEGIKTTGIVANVAKEEDSIRLIEEAAAFQGSLDVAILNAGILRDGLLIRVDKETGKVKGKMGIDQWQSVIDVNLTGVFLTAREAAAKMVEQKKGVIIPIASIAMHGNSGQTNYSAAKAGVAAMTVTWSKELAKFGIRVAGIAPGFIGTEMVLKDMNPEALDKWKSIIPVGRLGEPDEIASTAEFIISNDLVTGVVLEISGGVRI
- a CDS encoding ArsR/SmtB family transcription factor: MKIKTELTKQQLEQAIKGIQGIAHPIRLLILYTLAKEEKTVGQLVELLGTSQSAASQHLSKMKNNGILESRKSSNQVFYSLKDPKFKDLIQTIVKVYKK
- the rfaD gene encoding ADP-glyceromanno-heptose 6-epimerase, whose product is MAKKLTLVTGGAGLIGSQIIEDLNHNGNTDILVVDHLGTTEKWKNLQRNFFQDYFEKDKFESLLDSNNSILNEISEIYHLGACSATTEKDATYLIQNNFHYTKKLAEFAVSKNIPFLYASSAATYGEGEFGYNDKAPIENLKPLNMYGYSKQLFDLYVKKMGIADKLVGLKYFNVFGYGEAHKGEMRSLVLKGYEQIRDTGKLKLFKSYKPEYKDGEQKRDFLYVKDASKISIYLLSERKYGLYNIGRGIAETWNDLANAMFAAMGKPVNVEYVEMPESLKGKYQYYTCAEMEKINQTGYPFGYTNLRDSVAEYVRLLLEETT
- a CDS encoding UbiD family decarboxylase yields the protein MVSLRSTNDFVRLLQTEGELHVFSEPVDPYLELAEIQRRVVAKKGPALLFTNVKGTKFPVATNLYGSEKRIHLAFGPKPVATIQRLAKLAKEIFPPRFSKLWKERSLGLLPFQVGLKQVRRAPVLSGNLLSTNELPQVVSWPKDGSAFVTLPLVYTQHPDSGNGNLGMYRVQLFGGKTVGMHIQIHRGGGFHYYEAEKKGEALPAHVYIGGPPALTIAAVAPLPEEIPELVFASFLMGEKLRMTKDKSVSPYPIVADADFALIGSIPPYARKPEGPFGDHYGYYSLLHDYPYLDLNHILHRKDAIWAATVVGRPPQEDHYIAEFLQDLLSPMFPLVMPQVLGVWAYEESGVHSLAAAVVKERYFREAFMGALRILGEGQLSLTKCLLVTNERVNLKNFSETFRVITERSDPRTDFFIFSHISQDTLDYTSGTVNKGSKLLWMGITEASTPVKFPNLPREFSGSFKDKRFQKPKVFLPGVLVVQGSSFSKEDHLAETLLGENLSPFHYVFLVDDSEDAVKTDSDFIWTMFTRMEPASDVYARTETKGNHISYQVPIVFDCRMKPWIPEVLIPDPETTKQVDLKFGRIIDSIR